One region of Citrus sinensis cultivar Valencia sweet orange chromosome 6, DVS_A1.0, whole genome shotgun sequence genomic DNA includes:
- the LOC107177569 gene encoding zinc finger BED domain-containing protein RICESLEEPER 3-like isoform X2, with protein sequence MAKELSYTWPNGCTHVPGGSLPSLSSGKSSDAEISTRPQQEININEAEEQNENQERVMHLEIDVNEAEEKNENQEKVMVNQDAENSCHNKRRKLNSKVWDDFTKRKGQSGKEVAVCNHCGREFDGSSKKGTTHLKNHLQRCPGKRNGDVDKFIKSVIDAIGLRMNSEHWDPLALNSKKDDILQFYNKEKEKLCRLLNKLSCRFSLTIEWCANCCLLVVHYINDGWDPMWKVISVQDVRFPYSILLENMKRSCLDWQIDRDICMVITTGDNVISEINSWVCERGSLHFGGQMMAIGGLVEILLTFVENLSSRTCDTVGIRRCFRDVFKSTPSNEHKFRKISAAKVKSMGNKTYGFEQLEIAVGLKKVLCELVNADSNFKSMNLTKEDWHKATVAYERIKALHDVACSLSESKCKTANAYFPKVCDIYMKLLQWERSEDDCVGKIALEAREIFVNRYWMKYELILVIAAVLDPRFKMDIVQLWYKEIYASAARTHLEKINGEFNRVYNEYAKGSGKSRSGDASSSMSFKLLDAMGRPCTLSHGVFDDGIASPKSELDCYLNEPKFPRVEEFDILAWWRVNTPKFPTLARMARDFLAMPISPSAAIAYACFSKEAKDIFDTGLDNDLITALVCLKGWL encoded by the exons ATGGCGAAGGAGCTGTCATATACTTGGCCGAACGGATGCACACACGTTCCCGGAGGAAGCCTACCCTCCCTATCCTCGGGTAAAAGTAGTGATGCTGAAATCAGTACACGTCCACAGCAG GAAATCAATATTAATGAGGCTGAAGAACAGAATGAGAATCAAGAGAGAGTGATGCATCTA GAAATTGATGTTAATGAGGCtgaagaaaagaatgagaatcaaGAGAAAGTGATGGTGAACCAAGACGCCGAGAATTCTTGCCATAATAAACGAAGAAAATTGAACTCAAAGGTTTGGGATGACTTCACAAAGCGTAAAGGACAATCTGGAAAAGAAGTGGCTGTATGCAATCATTGTGGGAGGGAATTTGATGGTTCAAGCAAGAAAGGAACTACTCATCTCAAGAACCATTTACAAAGATGCCCAGGTAAAAGAAACGGAGatgttgataaatttattaaatctgTGATTGATGCAATAGGATTACGGATGAATTCTGAGCATTGGGATCCATTAGCGCTAAACTCCAAAAAGGACGATATACTCCAATTTTACAATAAAGAGAAGGAAAAACTTTGCAGGCTTCTCAATAAACTCTCATGTCGTTTTAGCTTAACAATTGAGTGGTGTGCGAATTGCTGCCTCTTGGTGGTACATTATATCAATGATGGTTGGGATCCAATGTGGAAGGTTATTAGTGTTCAGGATGTCAGATTTCCTTACAGTATTCtgttagaaaatatgaaaCGTTCCTGCTTGGATTGGCAGATTGATAGGGATATATGTATGGTAATTACCACGGGCGATAATGTGATTAGTGAGATTAACAGCTGGGTTTGTGAAAGGGGTTCACTTCACTTTGGTGGGCAGATGATGGCTATTGGTGGCTTGGTTGAAATTCTTCTCACTTTTGTTGAGAATTTATCATCCCGCACATGTGATACAGTTGGAATAAGGCGGTGTTTTCGTGATGTCTTTAAGAGTACTCCATCGAATGAACATAAATTTCGAAAGATTTCAGCTGCTAAAGTTAAGTCCATGGGCAATAAAACTTACGGCTTTGAACAGCTTGAGATAGCCGTGGGTCTTAAGAAAGTTCTTTGTGAGCTTGTGAATGCAGATTCTAATTTCAAGTCAATGAATTTAACAAAGGAAGACTGGCATAAGGCGACTGTCGCATATGAGCGTATAAAAGCCTTACACGATGTAGCGTGCAGTTTATCAGAGAGCAAATGTAAAACGGCAAATGCATATTTCCCAAAGGTATGTGacatatatatgaaattgctTCAATGGGAAAGAAGTGAAGATGATTGTGTCGGCAAGATAGCCTTGGAAGCAAGAGAAATATTTGTTAACAGATATTGGATGAAGTATGAATTAATCCTAGTAATTGCAGCTGTTCTTGATCCGCGGTTCAAAATGGATATTGTGCAACTTTGGTACAAAGAGATTTATGCTAGTGCTGCTCGCACACATCTTGAGAAAATTAATGGCGAATTTAATCGTGTTTATAATGAATATGCCAAGGGCTCCGGAAAATCCAGATCTGGTGATGCGAGTTCTTCAATGTCattcaaattgttagacgctATGGGTAGACCGTGTACGTTGTCGCATGGCGTCTTTGATGACGGTATCGCTTCACCAAAATCAGAACTTGATTGCTATTTGAACGAGCCTAAATTTCCCAGAGTTGAAGAGTTTGACATACTGGCTTGGTGGCGTGTTAACACTCCAAAATTTCCAACGCTTGCAAGGATGGCTCGTGATTTTTTAGCAATGCCTATTTCTCCTAGTGCTGCTATTGCATATGCTTGCTTCAGTAAAGAAGCTAAGGATATTTTTGATACAGGCCTAGATAATGACCTTATAACTGCCTTGGTGTGTTTAAAAGGATGGTTGTAA
- the LOC107177569 gene encoding zinc finger BED domain-containing protein RICESLEEPER 2-like isoform X1 — MAKELSYTWPNGCTHVPGGSLPSLSSGKSSDAEISTRPQQEININEAEEQNENQEKGMSPEININEAEEQNENQERVMHLEIDVNEAEEKNENQEKVMVNQDAENSCHNKRRKLNSKVWDDFTKRKGQSGKEVAVCNHCGREFDGSSKKGTTHLKNHLQRCPGKRNGDVDKFIKSVIDAIGLRMNSEHWDPLALNSKKDDILQFYNKEKEKLCRLLNKLSCRFSLTIEWCANCCLLVVHYINDGWDPMWKVISVQDVRFPYSILLENMKRSCLDWQIDRDICMVITTGDNVISEINSWVCERGSLHFGGQMMAIGGLVEILLTFVENLSSRTCDTVGIRRCFRDVFKSTPSNEHKFRKISAAKVKSMGNKTYGFEQLEIAVGLKKVLCELVNADSNFKSMNLTKEDWHKATVAYERIKALHDVACSLSESKCKTANAYFPKVCDIYMKLLQWERSEDDCVGKIALEAREIFVNRYWMKYELILVIAAVLDPRFKMDIVQLWYKEIYASAARTHLEKINGEFNRVYNEYAKGSGKSRSGDASSSMSFKLLDAMGRPCTLSHGVFDDGIASPKSELDCYLNEPKFPRVEEFDILAWWRVNTPKFPTLARMARDFLAMPISPSAAIAYACFSKEAKDIFDTGLDNDLITALVCLKGWL; from the exons ATGGCGAAGGAGCTGTCATATACTTGGCCGAACGGATGCACACACGTTCCCGGAGGAAGCCTACCCTCCCTATCCTCGGGTAAAAGTAGTGATGCTGAAATCAGTACACGTCCACAGCAG GAAATCAATATTAATGAGGCTGAAGAACAGAATGAGAATCAAGAGAAAGGGATGTCTCCA GAAATCAATATTAATGAGGCTGAAGAACAGAATGAGAATCAAGAGAGAGTGATGCATCTA GAAATTGATGTTAATGAGGCtgaagaaaagaatgagaatcaaGAGAAAGTGATGGTGAACCAAGACGCCGAGAATTCTTGCCATAATAAACGAAGAAAATTGAACTCAAAGGTTTGGGATGACTTCACAAAGCGTAAAGGACAATCTGGAAAAGAAGTGGCTGTATGCAATCATTGTGGGAGGGAATTTGATGGTTCAAGCAAGAAAGGAACTACTCATCTCAAGAACCATTTACAAAGATGCCCAGGTAAAAGAAACGGAGatgttgataaatttattaaatctgTGATTGATGCAATAGGATTACGGATGAATTCTGAGCATTGGGATCCATTAGCGCTAAACTCCAAAAAGGACGATATACTCCAATTTTACAATAAAGAGAAGGAAAAACTTTGCAGGCTTCTCAATAAACTCTCATGTCGTTTTAGCTTAACAATTGAGTGGTGTGCGAATTGCTGCCTCTTGGTGGTACATTATATCAATGATGGTTGGGATCCAATGTGGAAGGTTATTAGTGTTCAGGATGTCAGATTTCCTTACAGTATTCtgttagaaaatatgaaaCGTTCCTGCTTGGATTGGCAGATTGATAGGGATATATGTATGGTAATTACCACGGGCGATAATGTGATTAGTGAGATTAACAGCTGGGTTTGTGAAAGGGGTTCACTTCACTTTGGTGGGCAGATGATGGCTATTGGTGGCTTGGTTGAAATTCTTCTCACTTTTGTTGAGAATTTATCATCCCGCACATGTGATACAGTTGGAATAAGGCGGTGTTTTCGTGATGTCTTTAAGAGTACTCCATCGAATGAACATAAATTTCGAAAGATTTCAGCTGCTAAAGTTAAGTCCATGGGCAATAAAACTTACGGCTTTGAACAGCTTGAGATAGCCGTGGGTCTTAAGAAAGTTCTTTGTGAGCTTGTGAATGCAGATTCTAATTTCAAGTCAATGAATTTAACAAAGGAAGACTGGCATAAGGCGACTGTCGCATATGAGCGTATAAAAGCCTTACACGATGTAGCGTGCAGTTTATCAGAGAGCAAATGTAAAACGGCAAATGCATATTTCCCAAAGGTATGTGacatatatatgaaattgctTCAATGGGAAAGAAGTGAAGATGATTGTGTCGGCAAGATAGCCTTGGAAGCAAGAGAAATATTTGTTAACAGATATTGGATGAAGTATGAATTAATCCTAGTAATTGCAGCTGTTCTTGATCCGCGGTTCAAAATGGATATTGTGCAACTTTGGTACAAAGAGATTTATGCTAGTGCTGCTCGCACACATCTTGAGAAAATTAATGGCGAATTTAATCGTGTTTATAATGAATATGCCAAGGGCTCCGGAAAATCCAGATCTGGTGATGCGAGTTCTTCAATGTCattcaaattgttagacgctATGGGTAGACCGTGTACGTTGTCGCATGGCGTCTTTGATGACGGTATCGCTTCACCAAAATCAGAACTTGATTGCTATTTGAACGAGCCTAAATTTCCCAGAGTTGAAGAGTTTGACATACTGGCTTGGTGGCGTGTTAACACTCCAAAATTTCCAACGCTTGCAAGGATGGCTCGTGATTTTTTAGCAATGCCTATTTCTCCTAGTGCTGCTATTGCATATGCTTGCTTCAGTAAAGAAGCTAAGGATATTTTTGATACAGGCCTAGATAATGACCTTATAACTGCCTTGGTGTGTTTAAAAGGATGGTTGTAA